DNA sequence from the Cellulophaga sp. HaHaR_3_176 genome:
TATTATCTGTCCTGAATGGGAATACAGATATTATTCTTACCAAAAAGATTGGAGTGAAACAGAAGAATTTTGTGAAATGAGAAACGGACAAGGAGACCAAATGCTAATGGTTTTTAGCAAAAACGGAACTTGTATTAACGGATTTGCTCACGAAAGCGAAATGAATGGTTGGAAAAACATTCCAATTGAAGAAAAAAAATCTTTTGTCGAGAAAATATTTAGCTCAAAAAAAGAAACCAAAACGGAATTGACTCAAATAATTCCAAAAGGAGTTGTGGACAATTTGCCAAAAGTATTTAATGACTTTATATACGGAGAACCTGTAAAAAGTATTGGAACAACTTTTTGTATTTGGCAAACTGAATCAGATAATAATTGGAAAATAGGAGAAATCAATTTACCTAAAGGCGATTACAAAGATGGTTCAAATGATTTACTTCAGTTATTAGATGGAAAACCGTTGACTTACAAAAATTGGGCGGAAGAATATTACGAGGAAAATTTTGAGGAACACGAACTCAAATTGGAACTTGTAGAAAAGATTTATAACGGAATTATAATAACAAAAGAATTGGTTCTAGAATTAAATCCAGAATTAGATGATTTTGAACAATTGCAATCGGATTTAAACGAAATCGGATATGAACATAAAATATAAAAGCCAGTTGGTAACACCGTGTATAATTAATTGCTAGGTTCTTCCCTACTTGCGAATATTCCTGCGGAATATTCACGGGTTCGTAAAAGTTTACTAATTTAGTTGCTAACCACGCAACTAACCATACACAAAACCGTTGGTATTAATATTGACCCGTCCTGAAATATGTATACAAAACACTTCAAGTATATGTATAAAAATGATGGATATGTAAAACGCTATAGTGAGAGCTTTAAGCTCAAAGTCTTGGCAGAACTTACCAAAGGAAACCATTCCAAAAGACAAATTGCATTAACTTACGGTATTCAATCCAGTACTATAAACGTATGGATCAAAAAGTATGATCGTAAAGATTTAATGAATACCCGTGTAACCGTGCAAACAGACGATGAACTTTCCCGTATCAAAGCCCTTCAAAAAGAGCTCAATCAACTTAAGGACCTTCTCATTAAAAAGGACCTGGACAAACTGGTGACCGATAGCTATCTCGAGGTAGCGGCCGAGAACCTAGGCTATAGAGATGTTGAAGAATTAAAAAAAAACTTAAACATAAAGCCCTAATGAAAGTAGCACCGATAAACCGTAATGAAAGGCTCTATTCAATTTGTACTATCTGTAATGCCTTTGATCTGAAAAGAGATGCCTATTACAAATTCCAAAAACGTTTTGTTATCAAAAAACAGATAGAACAAGATGTAATCCAACTTGTTCGGGAAAGTAGAAGAACACTACCTCGAGAAGGTACCAGAAAACTCATGAGATCATTAAAAAATGAGTTTCAAAAGTACGACCTTAAAGTCGGTAGAGACCAGCTGTTCCGTATCCTAAGAGAAAATCGATTACTCGTTAGAAGAAAAAAATATTCTTCTAGAACCACAAATTCATATCATAGGTTTTATAAGTATGGTAATATTATAAAAGACTTGAAAATCAATAGACCTAATCAAGTCTGGGCTTCCGATATAACCTACATCAGAACCATTAAAGGATTCTGTTACCTAGCATTGATTACAGATATGTACTCACGTAAAATCGTTGGATATGACCTAAGTGATAGCCTAGAACTAAAAGGGTGTGTCAGAGCTTTAAATAAGGCTATTTACAATGCCAAGAATATTGACCAACTTATTCATCACTCGGACAGAGGTATTCAATATTGCAGTAATGTCTATACTCAAATATTGAAAAGAAAGAAAATTAAAATCAGTATGACTGAAGAAAACCATTGCTATGAAAATGCCCTAGCAGAAAGGGTAAACGGTATTCTAAAAGATGAATTCTATCTTGACCAAACCTTTACCAGCGTGATACATGCGAAAAAAGCAGCCAAAAATGCAATCAAATTATACAACTCTAAAAGATTGCATTTATCTTTAGATTATAAAACACCTAATTACGTGCATCAATATGCCGCTTAAAACTAATATTAATCTGTAGCCGTATTTTAGGACGTGACATTTTCAAAAATACAGTACACATTATTTCTATGCGATTTTTTTATTTAGGAGAAACTAGAGAATTAAGTATAATTGGGCATTACCCTCAAACTATGCGGACTAAAAATGTAGGATATAACGTAGATGCATTTAATTCTGAGCGTAAAGTAAAAGCAGACATATTCCCCGATTTTGAGCCAAAGTATGGTTTGGATTTACAAATGGGAGCCAATGCTACTGATGCACTAGACAAATCTACTTTACCTTATGGTTTTGTAGTAAGTGAAAAGCTTAAAAAGCTTCTAATGAATTTTATGTTACCGCCTCATCGCTTTTACAAGATCGATGTTTACGGTACTGACAGAACATACTACTGGTTTCATTATATCACGAACATTTGGAATTATATTGACTTTGAAAATACAGAAATCGAAGTCATTCATAAGTTTAAATTTGAAGTAGAGGAAATAAAAACATTTAGTTCTTTTGAAGAAATCATGACCTTTAAAAAAAGTTTGCCACGTCAAAATACCATTCGATTTGGCTCAATAAAATTGAGAAATAACTTTCCAAATTATGACTTATTTGAAATGACTGGTCCTAAATATTATACTTTGATAAGCAATAAGTTGAAGCAAAGATTTGAAGAAGAAAAAATTACAGGAATTGGCTTAAAAGAATACACCAAAATAAAACTAAACCAAAAGCTTTAGCTTCGTGCGAAGACGGAAACGAAAAGTTTCCTTGCTACCGCACTACGCTTAGCTAAACCGTTGCCAGTAATTAAACCGAACCAGAAAAACTATGGAAATTACATTAGAATATTGGAATGAATTAGCAAAACAAACTCTCCTAATTACTTCTTTATTAAGTGGTTTTTCAATTACGGTAGTAGCGAATCTATTGGTTTCTGACAAAAATGATAAACTGACTAATCGAATTTTGAAATCTGCGACTTTATCAGCTGGTTGTTTTCTTGTAACTGTTTTTGCAATGGTTCATATAATAATGACGACAACACCAGGTGGATATATTAAAAACGTTTCAATAGATGATTTTCAAATTGCTAGAATAATTGGAATGTTAACCTTTATGATTGGACTTTTCTCTCTATCTACTATGATCGGATTATCAGGTTGGACGAAATCTAAAAAAGTGGGCATATTTACAACTGCGATTGGTATACTGACATTAATAATGATATTTATAACGATGACTAGATTTAACACCTAAATACTGAAAACCTATTGAATAAAAAAGAACTACTGGCAACAATGGCTATAATTAATACGGGTTTAGCTGTTTAAGATATAAAGCTGGAATATCAGCTATCACCACCAAATTTTTAAATTTGGCTTTTAAGATTGATAAGTTAAAAATAAAATATAAAAATTCGGCTCTGTATTAATCCGAAACGAAAGTGCTTATTAACTGCCCTACTTGCCACAGCCGAGCTCTTGGTAACAATTTCACAGCTCATCCTTAGAAAACCACAACTGAGAATCCTATTTTTCTATTAATAAGATTTGAGATTTATTATTGCTGTAAATAATAAATTAAAAAAAATTATAATATGAAAATTTTAAATAAGATTGGAAAAATAATTGTAATAAGTTGCTGCATTTATGCAATAATATCCTTAGCTCTAATTTGTTGGCCTATAAAGCTTGAAGAAAATGTCAAAAATTATGATTATAGCTCAATAAAAACTCAAACTAATACACATTTAGGAGTTGAACAATGGACAAAAATGAGAGATAATAAAAAAATTTTTAATCGAGTTTATAAAAGTCAAAGTAAAGACATTATGATACTAATTCATGGTTCCGGATCTGACAGCAGATATTTGGCAGATATTGCCAATGCAATCGCTAATAAAAATATAGCAACTGTAATAACACCCGATATGAGAGGACACGGAAGAAACACAGGTAAAAGAGGTGATATTGATTTTATTGGGCAATTAGAAAATGACATTGAAGATTTTATTCAATTTAGTAAGAACAATTTCAATGCTCATAATATCATTCTTGCTGGACACTCTTCAGGTGGTGGGTTTGTATTAAGGTTTATTGGAAATCCAAAAAACAAAAAAGTAGATAAAGCAGTTTTAATTTCACCTTATTTAGGATATAAAGCACCGACAGTAAAATCAAATAGTGGTGGTTGGGTAAAAGTAGCCTTGAAAAGAATAATCGGCCTTTCGATGCTTAATAATGTGTCTGTAAAAAACTTTAACCATTTGCCTGTGTTATTTTTTAACCGCCCAGAAACAATGAATGACAGTCTACAAGTTCCGTCTTACTCATATAATATGACTATGAATTTTGACACAGAAGACTATCAAAAAGAGATAGATAACATTAATATACCTTGCATGGTTTTAGTTGGAAAAGAAGACGAAAGTTTTTATTCTGAACAATTCCTCACTGTATTTGAACCTGCCAAAAAATTTGTTCAGGTAAAAATTATGGAAAATGTAAAACATTTGGATATTGTAAAAAACAATAAAACATTCGGATTAATTCAGGAATGGAATAAAAAACAATTAAAAAATGTTGCCAATACGGTGTATCATTAATTGCTTGATCATTGCCGACTTACGTACATTCTTGTGAAATATTCTATCTGTGATTTATTTGCTAAATTTAAAACTTAAAACACGTAAAAAACTACAGAGGCAAATAAAAAAACAATATGTCAATAACAAAGGAAGCCGAATTAATCGGAATGAAAAAAATAAGTGAAGTTGTTGGAACTACGCTAAAATTAATGAGAGAGTACGCTAAAGTTGGTATGTCAACTAAAGAGCTCGATGAATATGGCGGTGAAATTTTAAAGAGTTATGGAGCTAAATCTGCACCTTATGAGACTTATGGTTTTCCTGGTTATTCTTGTATTAGTATAAATAAAGAAGCCGCACACGGAATACCTTCAGAGAAAAAAATATTAAAAGAAGGAGATTTAATTAATATTGATGTATCTGCAGAACTAAATGGATTTTGGTCTGATAATGGTGGCTCTTTTGTTCTTGGAAAAGACATTCATAAGCATCAACCTCTTGTAGATGCTTCTAAAGATATTTTGCGCAAAGCAATAAACAATATCAAAGGTGGAGTGAAAATATCTGATATTGGATATTTAATAGAAACTGAAGCAAAAAAATCTGGATTCAAAGTCATTAAAAACTTGGCTGGTCACGGAGTTGGTAGAAGTTTACATGAAGAGCCGGAAAATATATTAAACTACAGAGTTAAAAGTAATAGAGAACGATTTAAAAAAAATACAACGGTTGCAATTGAAACTTTTATTTCAACAAAATCTACTATTGCGGTTGAACTGAATGACGGTTGGACTTTAGTAGGAAATAAAGGTGGGTTTGTAACCCAACACGAACAGACAATATTAATTACAGACAAGAGCCCTATTATTTTGACAGAATCAAATGGAATGTGGAATTAATCATTTGGTAAAATAACCTTATCTGAACCCATTAAAACTTACGAACAGTCATTACAAACCCAAGTTAGAACACAGTTAGCGTTTTGGACTTCATAACCATTGGGAAATGAATATGCTACAGCTACTTGCAAGCATTC
Encoded proteins:
- a CDS encoding alpha/beta hydrolase, which gives rise to MKILNKIGKIIVISCCIYAIISLALICWPIKLEENVKNYDYSSIKTQTNTHLGVEQWTKMRDNKKIFNRVYKSQSKDIMILIHGSGSDSRYLADIANAIANKNIATVITPDMRGHGRNTGKRGDIDFIGQLENDIEDFIQFSKNNFNAHNIILAGHSSGGGFVLRFIGNPKNKKVDKAVLISPYLGYKAPTVKSNSGGWVKVALKRIIGLSMLNNVSVKNFNHLPVLFFNRPETMNDSLQVPSYSYNMTMNFDTEDYQKEIDNINIPCMVLVGKEDESFYSEQFLTVFEPAKKFVQVKIMENVKHLDIVKNNKTFGLIQEWNKKQLKNVANTVYH
- the map gene encoding type I methionyl aminopeptidase; the encoded protein is MSITKEAELIGMKKISEVVGTTLKLMREYAKVGMSTKELDEYGGEILKSYGAKSAPYETYGFPGYSCISINKEAAHGIPSEKKILKEGDLINIDVSAELNGFWSDNGGSFVLGKDIHKHQPLVDASKDILRKAINNIKGGVKISDIGYLIETEAKKSGFKVIKNLAGHGVGRSLHEEPENILNYRVKSNRERFKKNTTVAIETFISTKSTIAVELNDGWTLVGNKGGFVTQHEQTILITDKSPIILTESNGMWN
- a CDS encoding transposase, whose translation is MYTKHFKYMYKNDGYVKRYSESFKLKVLAELTKGNHSKRQIALTYGIQSSTINVWIKKYDRKDLMNTRVTVQTDDELSRIKALQKELNQLKDLLIKKDLDKLVTDSYLEVAAENLGYRDVEELKKNLNIKP
- a CDS encoding IS3 family transposase is translated as MKVAPINRNERLYSICTICNAFDLKRDAYYKFQKRFVIKKQIEQDVIQLVRESRRTLPREGTRKLMRSLKNEFQKYDLKVGRDQLFRILRENRLLVRRKKYSSRTTNSYHRFYKYGNIIKDLKINRPNQVWASDITYIRTIKGFCYLALITDMYSRKIVGYDLSDSLELKGCVRALNKAIYNAKNIDQLIHHSDRGIQYCSNVYTQILKRKKIKISMTEENHCYENALAERVNGILKDEFYLDQTFTSVIHAKKAAKNAIKLYNSKRLHLSLDYKTPNYVHQYAA